The genomic segment GGCAACAAAATCATTTCAAGATTACTTATCAACCGTGCCGTAAAACCCCGGCGTTCAGGCCCGGGGATATAAGGCACAATATGTTCAGTCTTGAGCGCGTTGCTGTTTAATGTACTCTTTGATAATAGCCAATGACGCACCACCGCAGGAAGCGGCAAAATACGAAGGACTCCACAACATGTTGTTCCAGTACCGTTTTTCAATATCAGGGCGTTGTTTGCGCAGCAGACGGCTCGAAACACCCTTGAGGCTGTTAACCAGAGCAGAAATAGCAAGTTTTGGGGGATATTCAACCAGCAGATGCACGTGATCATCTTCCCCGTTC from the Pseudomonadota bacterium genome contains:
- the tnpA gene encoding IS200/IS605 family transposase yields the protein NGEDDHVHLLVEYPPKLAISALVNSLKGVSSRLLRKQRPDIEKRYWNNMLWSPSYFAASCGGASLAIIKEYIKQQRAQD